The Sardina pilchardus chromosome 19, fSarPil1.1, whole genome shotgun sequence genome window below encodes:
- the reck gene encoding reversion-inducing cysteine-rich protein with Kazal motifs, translating into MYVCFEIIIFLQALNFNYFAHAQDPMCCNHAAKVPQCKEGCEQLTTIRSESRLKHFLQRLPSYCPDHMTELWTCINSTLPGTSRKPEGWVGLGCCELAISPECRRECKQASSKNDITKVCKKDTEKPLYKCITKNEMGSLCCSYAGRHTNCREYCQAIFRTDASPSASQIKAVEDYCQTVSPQLISCVSNYTKSYPNKTPIDSLYCCDRAEEAHCVSSCKHILRTMKTEHEIMEGLIKECGSEPLPQDPLWQCFLGNANPPPREPDPHPQKIDWAKLHCCSKANTSLCRDKCQEISTNWGTQTWQEFDQVCEYNPVETDLVTCLADVREPCQLGCNDLVYCTNFNNRPTELFRSCNVQSDQGAMNDIKLWSNGTIKMPFMNIPVLDIRKCRPDMWKAVACALQIKPCYSKSRGSIICRSDCVDILTQCGDRMRFREGQTPERICDLLSPTDDPERCIPLKRYLKPSSLGNVIEEVIHPCNPNPCPSNHLCEVNRKGCHAGQDCLPYLCVQGCKLGEASEFLVHMDTRIQVPAQSGGLGCYDVCTCGHGGRLENCASMPCIDTAKKCVVGGQRKSHGTSFRVDCHPCSCYAGETICSTRQCLNTDSSDEDRRRFTGLPCGCPNNFLPVCARNGRTYPTACVARCMGFNDSDFHFGSCRQSRPCSPNPCSRDKICVPRKRVCLTDTSEFPCQQYECVSRPSSCGKNQLDPVCDTENMEHPNQCVLNQRGKTLAYMGHCQDACRKSQEVCGHNGETYSTICEAYSDRVAMDYHRPCYAVGAVAEFPSDSGCNPKHCPPLSTKGCKPVTPPGACCPLCAGMLQILWNKQQMNAFAKLNRNQPVTLDDILRILRLHVSVPQCDIFGYLSIDSEIVILIVPVDQKPTPLQIEACSKEAEKIDSLINYGSPTLVSHVPLSAFLTSEVKVSTISSSALRAASPLPLCLPLSLALLLLLLTLAGVP; encoded by the exons CTCACAACCATCAGAAGCGAATCACGTCTGAAACACTTTCTACAACGACTGCCAAGTTACTGCCCCGACCATATG ACTGAGCTTTGGACCTGCATCAATTCAACATTACCAG gAACGTCTCGGAAGCCAGAGGGTTGGGTAGGCCTGGGCTGCTGTGAGCTGGCCATCTCACCAGAGTGCCGTCGCGAGTGTAAACAG GCATCTTCAAAAAATGACATCACAAAAGTATGCAAGAAAGACACAGAG AAGCCGCTATACAAATGtatcaccaaaaatgaaa tggGCTCACTGTGCTGTAGCTATGCGGGCAGACACACCAACTGCCGCGAGTACTGCCAGGCCATCTTCCGTACGGACGCGTCCCCCAGCGCGTCGCAGATCAAGGCGGTGGAGGACTACTGCCAGACGGTCAGCCCTCAGCTCATCAGCTGCGTCAGCAACTACACCAAGTCCTACCCCAACAAGACCCCCATCGACA GTCTCTACTGCTGTGACCGTGCGGAGGAGGCCCACTGCGTATCGTCGTGCAAGCACATCCTGCGCACCATGAAGACGGAGCACGAGATCATGGAGGGCCTCATCAAGGAGTGCGGCAGCGAGCCCCTCCCCCAGGACCCGCTCTGGCAGTGTTTCCTGGGCAACGCCAACCCCCCGCCCCGCGAGCCCGACCCCCACCCACAGAAGATCGACTGGGCCAAGCTCCACTGCTGCTCCAAAGCCAATACCTCACTGTGCAG GGACAAGTGTCAGGAGATCAGCACCAACTGGGGCACGCAGACGTGGCAGGAGTTCGACCAGGTGTGCGAGTACAACCCCGTAGAGACTGACCTCGTCACCTGCCTCGCTGACGTCAGAGAGCCCTGCCAGCTCGGTTGCAACGACTTGGTCTACTGCACCAACTTcaacaacag GCCTACTGAGCTGTTCCGCAGCTGCAACGTCCAGTCAGACCAGGGTGCCATGAACGACATCAAGCTGTGGTCCAACGGCACCATCAAGATGCCCTTCATGAACATCCCCGTGCTGGACATCAGGAAGTGCCGGCCGGACATGTGGAAGGCCGTGGCGTGCGCCCTGCAGATCAAGCCCTGCTACAGCAAGTCCCGTGGCAGCATCATCTGCAG ATCGGACTGCGTGGACATTCTGACCCAGTGTGGTGACCGGATGCGCTTCCGGGAAGGACAGACTCCTGAACGCATCTGTGACCTTTTGTCACCAACCGATGACCCTGAACGCTGCATTCCTCTAAAGAGATACCTGA AGCCAAGTTCCCTTGGCAACGTCATTGAAGAAGTCATCCACCCCTGCAATCCCAACCCATGTCCTAGCAACCACCTGTGCGAGGTCAACCGCAAGGGCTGCCATGCTGGCCAGGACTGCCTGCCCTACCTTTGTGTGCAAG GCTGTAAACTGGGTGAAGCCTCTGAGTTCCTGGTGCACATGGACACACGTATCCAGGTCCCAGCTCAGAGTGGCGGGCTGGGCTGCTACGACGTGTGCACCTGCGGCCACGGTGGCCGGCTGGAGAACTGCGCCTCCATGCCCTGCATCGACACCGCAAAGAAGTGCGTCGTGGGAGGCCAGAGAAAGA GTCATGGGACGTCCTTCCGAGTGGACTGCCACCCGTGTTCCTGCTACGCTGGGGAGACCATCTGCTCCACCCGCCAGTGCCTGAACACAGACAGCTCGGACGAGGACCGCCGACGCttcacag GTCTGCCGTGTGGTTGCCCTAATAACTTCCTGCCGGTGTGTGCCCGTAACGGCCGCACCTACCCCACCGCCTGCGTGGCGCGCTGCATGGGCTTCAACGACAGCGACTTCCACTTTGGCTCGTGCCGCCAAAGCAGACCCTGCTCACCCAACCCCTGCTCCAGGGACAAGAT ATGTGTACCCAGGAAGAGAGTGTGCCTCACAGACACGTCCGAGTTTCCATGCCAACAATACGAGTGTGTGAGTAGGCCGTCCAGTTGTGGCAAGAACCAGCTGGACCCTGTGTGTGACACCGAAAACATGGAGCACCCCAACCAGTGTGTGCTCAACCAGAGAGGCAAAACCCTGGCCTACATGGGCCACTGCCAG GACGCGTGCAGGAAGTCCCAGGAGGTGTGCGGGCACAACGGCGAGACCTACAGCACCATCTGTGAGGCGTACTCGGACCGCGTCGCCATGGACTACCACCGGCCCTGCTACGCCGTGGGGGCGGTGGCCGAGTTCCCCTCCGACTCGGGCTGCAACCCCAAACACTGCCCACCCCTCTCCACCAAGGGCTGCAAACCGGTCACTCCCCCAG GTGCTTGTTGTCCTTTGTGCGCTGGAATGCTACAGATTCTTTGGAACAAACAGCAGATGAATGCTTTTGCCAAG TTGAACCGCAACCAGCCGGTGACGTTAGATGACATCCTGCGGATCCTGCGCCTGCACGTGTCCGTGCCACAGTGTGACATCTTTGGCTACCTGAGCATCGACTCCGAGATCGTCATCCTCATCGTGCCTGTGGACCAGAAGCCCACACCTCTACAG ATCGAGGCGTGCAGCAAGGAGGCGGAGAAGATCGATTCTCTCATCAACTACGGCAGCCCCACGCTGGTGTCGCACGTGCCCCTCTCCGCCTTCCTGACGTCGGAGGTCAAGGTGTCCACCATCAGCTCCTCGGCCCTGCGCGCCGccagccccctccctctctgcctccccctctccctcgccctcctcctgctgctcctcacgTTGGCTGGAGTGCCGTGA